The uncultured Desulfobulbus sp. genome window below encodes:
- a CDS encoding AraC family transcriptional regulator N-terminal domain-containing protein produces the protein MIVISSGDVTSYMMEPSICLIAQGRKRVMLGDEEYQYDKDHYLVSQVDFCAR, from the coding sequence TTGATCGTTATTTCCTCTGGAGATGTGACCAGCTATATGATGGAGCCTTCCATCTGTCTGATTGCCCAGGGGCGTAAACGGGTTATGCTCGGTGATGAGGAGTATCAGTATGATAAGGATCACTATCTAGTCTCCCAGGTAGATTTTTGCGCCAGGTAG
- a CDS encoding twin-arginine translocation signal domain-containing protein produces MKAESEIQAQDQVNLDRRKFIQYTGAVGAALAMGQSIQ; encoded by the coding sequence ATGAAGGCTGAAAGTGAAATCCAAGCACAAGATCAGGTAAACCTTGATCGTCGCAAATTTATCCAATACACCGGTGCCGTAGGCGCGGCACTGGCAATGGGACAGAGTATCCAATGA
- a CDS encoding ATP-binding protein gives MQTLQNGRSLQTKIMLFVGFLFLTTFFTCSLLYIHNFRKNYLEAIEWRSVTLAQSLRGLLEDRYEKFGRLADLDLIRESTYLECKKLYDVNHDMHVSFVCIVNKEGVIITHNDKKMWKQSFTSKEFDSALQTNVVQTVQFNETYHTLIPVITQEGVFLGIIDVGFPQHIVDQKLMTGIGQALALFILLFASGFIATWTFVRRSVTNPVTTIIQSTKSIEQGHLTREITVPSTKEFKELALSLARMRDAIHESMANLEAKNQETSALIACSPVALFSLHMNGTVAIWTASALRLFGWQPEEVNHKPLPTVLPEDQDQFSKLLHKASHGTLVLGVELRQICRDGSLLHGLMSLAPIWSAEQTITGIMATVEDTTEKIKNEKAHLKMQEQLLQAQKMESIGRLAGGVAHDYNNTLSVILGYAELIKEDLAPDDAHAGQLEQIIKATMSSADITRQLLAFARKQAIDPKPLDMNKQIENLLKMLRRLIGENIELTWQPEENLGTVKLDAMQVDQILANLCVNARDAIKGTGQIKITTHSFNVDEKYCEHHSEFIPGEYVCLRVSDSGTGMDTAMMEKMFEPFFTTKRKGEGTGLGLSTVYGIVKQNKGIITVESELGKGTTFSLFFPVHGDQVLPQASENAPIPQGNHEMVLLVEDDAAILEMTRSMLQSLGYRVTSTANPEEGIEFARNMGTELNLLITDVIMPVMDGWEMSSRIRSFCPELKIIYISGYTADFLSHQGGDVQVLNFMQKPFTKNELAKKIRSVLES, from the coding sequence ATGCAAACACTTCAAAATGGCCGCAGCTTACAGACTAAAATCATGCTGTTCGTCGGGTTTCTCTTTCTCACCACGTTTTTTACCTGCTCCCTGCTCTATATTCACAATTTCAGAAAAAATTACCTTGAAGCTATTGAGTGGCGCTCTGTTACCCTGGCACAGAGCCTCCGTGGACTGCTGGAAGACCGTTATGAAAAATTCGGCCGATTAGCAGATCTTGATCTGATCCGTGAATCTACCTACCTGGAATGTAAAAAACTCTATGATGTCAATCACGATATGCATGTTTCCTTTGTCTGTATTGTCAACAAAGAGGGAGTGATCATCACGCATAACGACAAAAAAATGTGGAAACAGTCATTCACCTCAAAAGAGTTCGATTCCGCCCTGCAAACAAATGTTGTGCAAACCGTCCAATTCAATGAAACGTACCATACGTTAATTCCCGTTATCACCCAAGAAGGTGTTTTCTTGGGGATTATTGATGTGGGATTTCCCCAACATATTGTCGACCAAAAACTTATGACAGGCATAGGGCAAGCTTTGGCTCTTTTTATTCTGCTGTTTGCCAGTGGTTTTATCGCCACCTGGACTTTTGTCCGTCGCTCTGTCACCAACCCCGTTACAACCATTATCCAGTCAACCAAAAGCATTGAACAAGGACACCTGACCCGGGAAATTACCGTCCCTTCGACCAAGGAATTCAAAGAGTTAGCGCTGAGCCTGGCGCGCATGCGTGATGCAATCCACGAAAGTATGGCGAATCTTGAAGCAAAAAATCAAGAAACCAGCGCACTCATTGCCTGCTCGCCGGTGGCGCTTTTCAGCCTTCACATGAACGGGACCGTCGCGATATGGACAGCTTCTGCGCTTCGCTTGTTTGGCTGGCAACCTGAAGAGGTTAACCATAAACCGCTGCCAACCGTGTTGCCTGAAGACCAAGATCAATTTTCGAAATTATTGCATAAAGCCAGCCATGGGACGCTTGTTCTCGGGGTAGAACTTCGACAAATTTGCCGTGATGGCTCTCTCCTTCATGGTTTAATGTCACTTGCTCCTATCTGGAGTGCAGAGCAGACAATTACCGGCATCATGGCCACGGTTGAAGACACAACTGAAAAAATAAAAAATGAAAAAGCGCACCTCAAGATGCAAGAACAGCTACTCCAAGCCCAAAAAATGGAATCAATTGGAAGACTTGCTGGTGGCGTCGCCCATGATTACAACAATACCCTGAGCGTCATTCTTGGCTATGCGGAGCTTATCAAAGAAGATCTCGCACCAGATGATGCCCATGCTGGACAACTGGAACAAATCATCAAAGCGACAATGAGTTCAGCGGACATAACACGCCAACTCCTCGCCTTTGCCAGAAAACAGGCAATTGACCCCAAACCCCTGGATATGAATAAGCAAATCGAAAACCTCCTCAAAATGCTACGGAGACTGATTGGAGAAAATATTGAACTGACCTGGCAGCCGGAAGAGAACCTGGGGACAGTCAAACTCGATGCCATGCAGGTCGATCAGATTTTAGCAAATCTCTGTGTAAACGCCCGAGATGCCATCAAGGGTACAGGGCAGATCAAAATCACAACTCACTCTTTCAATGTTGATGAGAAATACTGTGAACACCACTCCGAATTCATCCCCGGCGAGTATGTCTGCCTGCGTGTCAGTGATAGCGGCACAGGTATGGACACGGCCATGATGGAAAAAATGTTTGAGCCTTTCTTCACCACCAAACGAAAAGGAGAAGGCACCGGGTTAGGCCTTTCCACTGTTTATGGCATCGTTAAGCAAAACAAGGGAATTATCACAGTTGAGAGTGAGCTGGGTAAAGGAACCACTTTCTCCTTGTTTTTCCCGGTGCATGGAGATCAGGTTCTGCCTCAAGCCTCGGAGAATGCCCCCATCCCCCAGGGAAATCATGAAATGGTCCTTCTGGTGGAAGATGATGCGGCGATACTTGAAATGACCAGGTCAATGCTCCAATCACTGGGGTACAGAGTAACAAGCACCGCAAACCCGGAGGAAGGAATTGAGTTTGCCAGAAACATGGGAACAGAGCTCAATCTACTGATAACCGATGTGATCATGCCGGTGATGGATGGCTGGGAAATGTCGAGCCGGATACGATCGTTTTGTCCCGAATTAAAAATCATCTATATCTCTGGCTATACAGCCGATTTTCTCAGCCATCAGGGTGGAGATGTTCAGGTATTGAACTTTATGCAGAAACCTTTTACCAAAAATGAACTCGCTAAGAAAATACGTTCAGTCCTTGAAAGCTGA
- a CDS encoding AraC family transcriptional regulator, with product MRQVAMVESHSHQIARAIEWLRSNYDKAFKVNDLAAYSGMSTSSLHYHFRALTAMSPLQFQKRLRLNEARQRMLMEKKDATTAAFESGYESPSQFSREYSSLFGAPPSRDIKRLLEATT from the coding sequence TTGCGCCAGGTAGCCATGGTGGAGAGCCATTCTCATCAGATTGCCCGGGCCATTGAATGGCTACGGAGCAACTATGACAAGGCCTTTAAGGTCAATGACCTCGCCGCCTACAGCGGCATGAGTACCTCCAGCCTGCACTATCATTTTCGTGCCCTGACCGCGATGAGTCCACTCCAATTTCAAAAGCGGCTCCGTCTCAATGAGGCCCGGCAGCGCATGCTCATGGAGAAAAAAGACGCCACCACGGCTGCCTTTGAGAGCGGGTATGAAAGCCCTTCGCAATTCAGCCGGGAGTACAGCAGCCTCTTTGGCGCGCCTCCTTCACGAGATATCAAACGGCTTTTGGAGGCTACCACTTAG